From Candidatus Hydrogenedentota bacterium:
TACGCAAGGGGGGTCGGCGGCGAATGGGAAGGTCAGCGTGGATAGTTTTGAGACCATCGAATTCAGCAACAAGTCCACGCTGACCCTGAGCTGCCTGAATGGAAACGATACGGTGGTGCTCGCCAACGCGTCCACACCAACGGGACTGACGGGCATCACGGTCAATGGAGCCGAGGGTGCGGACTGGATGGACGCGCGGGGTCTGGCAGGCCCGGCGGTGACGCTAAATGGCAATGGCGGAGAGGATACGTTGATTGGCGGAGGAACTGCCGACACGTTGAACGGCGGAGACGGTAACGATGATTTGTACGGTGGCCCCGCGAACAGCACCATCGACGGAGGTGCACACTCGGATTTGCTGACGTATATGGGAACGGTGCTGGGAGACACCATCACGTACCGGCAGCACTCGACCACATCGCTTGTGATTGACACGAACGGATCGTCTCAGACAGACACCGTGACGACCGTAGAACAGGTTTGCATCGATCCGTGGGATGGGGATGATGCCGTCACTGTCACCCTGGCGGACTCCTTGCTGGTAGGAACCATCCCCGGGATGCCCGTGCTCGTAACAGGTGGCTCACCTGAGGCGAGCGATTCCCTTACCGTGGTAGACGATGGTGTTGAAGACCTGACGATTCTTCGCAGGGGACCGGATGGGCAATCCGGGAGTGTCGTGGTGGGACCAAGCACAGCCACCGGGCCTGCGTCTCCAGTCAATTTTGAGGGAATTGAAGATGTGAGCATCCAGGGAACGTACGTTGAGTTCCCATTCGATGCCCATGAGAACAACGATTTGGCGGCGCTGGCAACAATGTTGGGCTCGGGCGGCACCGTATATGCGTGCATCGACCCTGCTGCCGACGTGGACATTTTCAAGATAATCCCGGCTCAAACGGGTCTGATGTCTTTCCGAGTGTCGTTTCGGTCCTACGCGGCCATGCCATCGGGGCGACCCGGCCTTCCTGGCAATGGAACCCTGCAATACGTTGTGACGGATGCGAATGAGAATCTCATTGCAACGGCGCCGTCTCACGCGCTTGTAGTGGCTGGACAGACCTATCTGGTGCGCGTATCGGGGACGAGTGGTTCAGTGAACGCCTATAACCTGGTAGCCGGGAACATTGGACTTCCGGTGCCCACAGGAGTCTCGATCGATCCCGCGGAGGACACGACGACGAGTAACCCGCGTCCACGGTTCATCGTGCATGCCGATCTCGGTGCTATTTCCAGCGCGGGCGCTGCGATATTGACTCCGGCACAGGCCTCGGGTGGTGTAACGCCCGGCGTTGCGGTGCTGGTGACCATTACCAACACGAGCACCGGCGCGAGCGTGCAGGGGTATGCCGCAGCCATCGGTTCGAGCACCAGCGAGTTTGCGTTTACACCGGCAGCGGATCTCGCGCCGGGTGACTATACCGTTGCCGCGAGCGTCAAACTGTATGATGGGCAGACGACTCATGCCAGCGGGCAAAGCACGCTTTCGGTCCCCCTGGACGTCACGGTAATGAGTTGCGAGGGCCTGCCGGTTGCCGGGAACACAATCACGTTTGGTCCAGTGCCGGCAGCGCCGTTCGTATCCGCGAGCGACGGTCTGTATGCCGGACGAGTGCGAGTAACGTGGTCAGAGGTCGCGGGGGCCAGCGAGTACCTGGTGTATCGAGCCAATTCGGCGGACCTGACGGACGCAAAGCTTCTGGGCACGGTCACCCAGCGCCTGTTTCTGGATGACTATAGTGCGCGGCTTGTGCCGGCAGGTGGCGGGTGCGCGCCCGGAATCGCGACCCCCGAAGTCTATTACTACCAGGTGTTCTCCAGCGGCCCGTGCATTGCGACATCCGGCGTGGGTGATGACGAGGGCAGTGCGGGAATCGAAGACACGGTGACACAGTACGCGCTACCGGCCGAAACGGACCTGCTGGGTAATCAACTAATCTCTTCCATGGAAAGCGTGTCGGTTCGGGTTCGCGGCGGTACGTTCGCGGTCAATTCGAGCCAGGTGTGGGGCGTGATTCACGCGGATTCCACGTTGAGCGGAGCGAACGTAAGCATCGGGACATCAGCCAAGGTCATCGCTCAGAACCTTTGGGTCACATACACACCAACGGTTCCGTGGCAGCTTGGAGAGACCATCACAATGACTGTCGGCGCGACAGACACGGGGGGTCATGCCTTGGGGCCGATTACGTTCACGTTCAAGGTTGTCGGGGCGAAGGATCTGCAACGGACGAACGAAGCGCTGGTGATTCCATCGGCAGTGGGAGCGAATACGCAAGCGGAGATTGTGCCCGTCGCATGGCCGGCGCGTTTGCCGCATCTGGAGCATGCGGCTGGCGATGCGTATTCGGTGCTTCCCGAAGGGCCGTATCAGGAACCAGCGGTGGTGTGGTTGCCGCTGCCTGCGGGGATAGGGCCAGCCGACGTCGAACTCGCATACGTGTACTTTGACGGTATCCAAACGCGTTGGGTACGTGGGGTTTCGGTACGCGAGTGGCTGTCGGACGAGGAGGTGCGCGTCGCAACGTGGGAAGGCACGTCCTACGTGGGATACGCGGTGAATCACTCCGGAATCGTAGCGCTGGCAAAGGTGGACAAATCCGGTCAAGTTCAGCCGGCGACGATGTTGATGCTCACAGAACATTCTCCGCTTCGCGGACTCTGCACCCTGATCCCGGTTGGAGTCGCGCTGGCGGCACTGAGGATTAGGCCAACCGCAGCTAGACTCAAAGGAGTACTGTTTGGATCTTCTTTAAAGTCATACAAGAAGCCCTGGAACAGATAGCTTTCGTCGATGGCGCGCATGTAACGATCACCATGGTTGCAGCCACCGTTGATGGTGTGGCAGCCGTTACCGGCGTGGTCGATCGTGTTGTCGCCATTAGCAGCCATCCAGTTGTCCGAGGTGGCATCCGCGTCGGACGGGCATACCATGATGTTCGTGTCGGTGAGGTACTCGGGGTAAATCTCGAGGACCGTCGGACTGAAGTCGAGGGCAAAGGTCGCAGGGCTGGCGATCGGGGGCAGGTAGAATTTCACCTGCATGGACGGGAACTTCTCGCCCTTGGCTTCATTGGCGTACATTTTGAAAACGAGACCCCATTGCTTGAGGTTGTTTGCGCAACTGGCGCGGCGAGCGGCTTCGCGGGCGCGGGCTCTTTACCGCCAGAGGCATGTTCCAGCCACTATGAATGACTTTGTGGACCTTACCCATGCCGCCTTCGCCGAGGAGTTCAGTTACTTCGTAGACGTTGAGAATGAAATCGCCGATGTTCCACTCGACGGAGACGCCACCGGGGGCCGACGGATTTGCTCATCACGATTTCTTCGTCGGACTGTCCGTTGTGAATCAGCGGAGCCAGGTGCTCCCGAGTCGCTGAGACGACGCGACCACATTCAGCGCACTTGCCCTGCAGACCGACCTGCTTCTCTTCGATCAGCAATTCGGCGCCGCAAGGGTGGTTGCACCCAAATTGGATGGGAGGCATGAGTTCCTTCGATGTTGACCGAAGTTTGACGCAAGGGCGCTCCTGCGAAAGAGGCACGTTACGTTAATTATGGCGCATTCAGTATAGCAAGCTGATACGCTTCGGTGAAGCGTATCCGTGCATCACGTATCCATGCATCGCGAAGTTCGAAGGTCCTGAGACTGCCGCTGTACCGATATACTAGCAGAGTATGACTTGGGTGGTATTGGACGTTACTTGGCATGGCCTGAGGCTTCCAAGGGAAAAGAAAAGCTCGCATGCGAAGCCCCGCGAAGTGGCTTGCATGCGAGCCAGAGAAATGGACTATTGTCTAGAACAGGGCAAACGCGTTGCCAACTTCCCGACTGAATGGACCGGTGTCATCCGGGTACTTCTGGAACGCAACGTGACCGTCCATATAAAGGACGTTGCCGCCACCGGGCACGTGGTTGAAGTCAGCAACATCATTGGAGATTCGGTCACTCATCGCGAAGGTTTCGCTTTGAGCGGTTGCCGACGCAGCAGGATTGTTAATGTCACTGATCAGGAAACGCTCAATGCCTTCACGGAAACGATAGATTGTGCTCCCGCCGCCGTTGCCAACCTGGGCAGCAACGATGCCATAGGTGGACAATGAGGAAACGTCGTTCAAATCCAAGTCCGTCTCAATTGAGGACCACATATCCTGGGCGGAAACCCAGGTGTCACTGGTGATCTGTTGAACTGCCAGGTACATAGCCGCGAACTGGGCACACACGTTTCCGCCCGGTAGCGGGACGACGGGGTCATTCGCACCTACCTTGTCGAGCATATACCCCAGATAGAAGTAGCTTTGGGTATCGCCTTCGGAGAAATCCGTGCAAGTGGTCGTGAAGCACCAATTGCCATTTGCATCTTTGTACTCGTCGATATTGGCCTGGGCATCCGAGGGACAGACCAGGATGTTGGGATCGGTGAGGTACTCAGGAAACACGCCGCTCGGCATGTACTTGGAGTCCTTGATTTCCCCGTTAGTCTCGTCAAAGTAGACTGTAGCAAATGGCCACTTCTCACCCTTGGACTCGTTGGCGTACATCTTGAAGATAAGGCCCCATTGCTTCAGGTTGTTTGCGCAGCTGGCGCGGCGGGCGGCTTCGCGGGCGCGGGCCAGGGCGGGGAGCAGAATTGCCGCGAGAATACCGATAATTGCGATTACAACTAGCAGCTCGATGAGCGTAAATCCACGCTTACGCATCGCTCAATTCTCCTTAATGTTTGTTAGGACAACGGTAGTTAAAAGTATTGCATGGAAATGACTGCTTGAAAAAGAAAGACTTTTCGTGCCCGCGCACCTCCTCTCTGATCGAGGCCGCCCTCACAGGACTCAGGGCTTTGGTCTCATGCATGAGCTCACTTGCAGCACAACTGGCCGAATCAGAAATGCCTTCTTATTTCCTGACTCGAATGGTGTGATACTTTGCCGCCACCCGTACGACAACGTTGCCTACCACACCCTGAGTATATCGCGGTTTGGTCGATTTGTAAACTCGAATATGCAAAATATTACAGTGACACAAGAAATGGAGTTGCGCCGGGGAGCACGCGGCACAGCAATGCTAAGTCAAATAATTCTTATGGCTTACACAAGGAATCGCGATGAAGGGCAATGCTGCGTGCACTCGCAGAAGGTGGCTGTAAAGAGACTTGTTAGGCTAAAGGACAGCAGTTGAACAGGCAGAACCTGACAACGTTAGCGTTGTACGAGATTTGGTGTTGGAATACCTAATAGCCTGACAAGATAAAGATCGGTACAAGTACTTATGGGGGATGCCCAATGGCAGCTGAAGGCGAGGTCATTCATTGGTGAAAGACCTCGCCCCTCTTAATCACTTGAACTTAGTCTTCGGACAGAAGATCGTAGATGATCTGGAACAACTCGGCCATGTCCTGGCGAATTGGCGACTGTTCACATTACGTTGGCTCTTCCTCGT
This genomic window contains:
- a CDS encoding prepilin-type N-terminal cleavage/methylation domain-containing protein; amino-acid sequence: MRKRGFTLIELLVVIAIIGILAAILLPALARAREAARRASCANNLKQWGLIFKMYANESKGEKWPFATVYFDETNGEIKDSKYMPSGVFPEYLTDPNILVCPSDAQANIDEYKDANGNWCFTTTCTDFSEGDTQSYFYLGYMLDKVGANDPVVPLPGGNVCAQFAAMYLAVQQITSDTWVSAQDMWSSIETDLDLNDVSSLSTYGIVAAQVGNGGGSTIYRFREGIERFLISDINNPAASATAQSETFAMSDRISNDVADFNHVPGGGNVLYMDGHVAFQKYPDDTGPFSREVGNAFALF